The proteins below are encoded in one region of Nilaparvata lugens isolate BPH chromosome X, ASM1435652v1, whole genome shotgun sequence:
- the LOC120354586 gene encoding tigger transposable element-derived protein 6-like, which translates to MNSSKHTTVNRSQSGEADKQSSSSLQSQSYSSAVKDIKVPQQTIAPASKQGSASEPARSLSPAVISEQYQRRNCIRIFGVPEANKEDTNQLVIDVCKDKLGVNIELQDIDRSHRVGRRLAIAASNTPPPRPSAIIVKFFVFECVMAEKRKSLSVDFKRKVLKFIEENPHKKKVDIAKEFNIPPTTLSTILRNKNRYEDEGGLSGQCKRAKPAELQDVETAVMLWLKQCRDKNVSISGPILQEKAQQFAEQLGHNSFRASNGWLDRFKKRNEVTFKKVCGESGSVDDAVCAEWKKKLIDLTQGFNEDDIYNVDETGLFFKCLPDKTLTFKGDPCSGGKNSKERLTVMLGANASDNCSAHKDIPKLTHINLQFLPCNTTSKLQPMDQGIIQNFKTLYRREVVRQYLNDMDHQTSTNINLLDAMWMVMKAWNNVSQQTIANCFKKSGFKLSVQEEATDEEELDNPLPAQPGLNVEASWPRIQEALDINIEFEEFANFDEDVAVCGELTDYEIISKVTADPEADDDGEGEEEEDVQADAAFFN; encoded by the exons ATGAATTCATCGAAACACACTACTGTGAATCGTTCTCAGTCAGGCGAAGCAGATAagcagtcatcatcatcattgcaGTCGCAGTCGTACTCATCAGCTGTGAAAGATATTAAGGTGCCACAGCAGACAATAGCTCCTGCTTCGAAGCAAGGCTCTGCCTCTGAGCCGGCTCGCTCTTTATCACCGGCTGTTATCTCAG AACAGTATCAAAGAAGAAACTGTATTCGCATATTTGGAGTGCCAGAAGCGAATAAGGAAGACACTAATCAACTAGTGATCGATGTTTGCAAAGATAAGCTGGGTGTCAACATCGAGCTGCAAGACATTGATCGCTCGCATCGTGTGGGGCGTCGGCTGGCCATTGCGGCGTCCAACACCCCTCCACCCCGACCCAGCGCCATCATTGTCAAATTC TTTGTTTTTGAGTGCGTCATGGCCGAGAAAAGAAAGTCTTTGAGTGTTGACTTCAAacgtaaagttttaaaattcaTAGAAGAAAACCCTCATAAGAAGAAAGTGGACATTGCAAAGGAATTCAACATTCCACCAACAACTCTTTCAACAATTCTTAGAAATAAAAACAGATATGAAGACGAAGGTGGACTTTCTGGTCAGTGTAAAAGGGCTAAACCAGCCGAACTACAGGACGTTGAAACTGCTGTCATGTTATGGCTTAAACAGTGTCGTGACAAAAACGTATCCATTTCGGGACCTATACTTCAGGAAAAAGCTCAACAATTTGCCGAGCAGTTGGGCCATAATTCTTTTCGAGCAAGCAATGGCTGGTTGGACCGCTTCAAGAAGAGGAATGAAGTAACTTTTAAAAAAGTGTGTGGTGAAAGCGGTAGTGTTGATGATGCAGTGTGCGCGGAATGGAAGAAAAAACTGATAGACTTGACACAAGGATTCAATGAAGATGATATTTACAATGTAGACGAAACAGGCTTATTCTTCAAATGCCTACCAGACAAAACTTTGACTTTCAAGGGTGATCCCTGCAGTGGAGGGAAAAACAGCAAGGAACGGCTTACGGTGATGCTTGGGGCTAATGCATCAG ACAACTGTTCGGCCCACAAGGACATCCCGAAGTTGACCCATATTAATCTCCAGTTCTTGCCGTGTAATACAACATCAAAACTTCAGCCCATGGATCAAGGGataatacagaatttcaaaacaCTCTACAGACGGGAAGTGGTTAGACAATACCTGAACGACATGGATCACCAAACTTCAACTAACATCAACCTCCTCGACGCCATGTGGATGGTGATGAAAGCATGGAATAATGTTTCTCAACAAACAATtgcaaattgtttcaaaaaaagtGGTTTCAAACTCAGTGTGCAAGAGGAAGCCACGGATGAAGAGGAGTTGGATAACCCGTTACCCGCACAGCCTGGTTTGAATGTCGAAGCCTCCTGGCCAAGAATTCAAGAAGCATTGGATATCAACATCGAGTTTGAGGAATTTGCAAACTTTGATGAAGATGTTGCAGTATGTGGGGAGCTTACTGATTATGAAATCATCTCCAAAGTAACCGCAGATCCGGAGGCAGATGATGACGGTGAAggcgaggaagaagaagatgtccAAGCTGATGCagctttt ttTAATTAA